The following proteins are co-located in the Methanobrevibacter sp. genome:
- a CDS encoding 4Fe-4S dicluster domain-containing protein: MESILVNSNLCDGCMNCENMCASVHNASRIKIIEHDSSFYSIVCQHCESAPCIKICPTEAITDEGVDTEKCIGCGLCVMVCPFGAMTFQSKVAEKCDLCADREEGPACIKACTKRAISIADPEKVRAKNQEKFLAKMSGMYEPDSKKGGIVHVLTGQARARLVLDE; this comes from the coding sequence ATGGAAAGTATTCTTGTAAATAGCAACTTATGTGACGGATGTATGAACTGTGAAAACATGTGTGCATCAGTCCATAATGCTAGTAGGATAAAAATTATTGAACACGATTCTTCCTTTTATTCCATTGTATGTCAACACTGTGAAAGTGCACCATGTATCAAAATCTGTCCGACTGAAGCAATCACCGATGAAGGTGTAGATACTGAAAAATGTATCGGATGTGGATTATGTGTAATGGTTTGTCCATTCGGTGCAATGACTTTCCAATCCAAAGTTGCTGAAAAATGTGATCTCTGTGCTGATAGGGAAGAAGGTCCTGCTTGTATCAAAGCATGTACCAAAAGAGCTATTAGTATTGCAGATCCTGAAAAAGTTCGTGCTAAAAACCAAGAAAAATTCCTTGCTAAAATGTCTGGAATGTACGAACCTGACAGCAAAAAAGGTGGAATTGTCCACGTATTAACAGGTCAAGCAAGAGCAAGACTTGTTTTAGACGAATAA
- a CDS encoding dihydropteroate synthase-like protein, translating into MKVLIITGELAYPLIKDVVSDSKEDIIVHIADNTQVAAFLTPRQIIKEVKTCFSEQLDEIDMILVPGLIKKGTKEITKELGIPTFKGSTDGADLAMVLNLVGSIELSEDKPADKLIDEEKRKKAFEFIEEFENDTENIERLLKKPNNILIKNLPVGEDFPMRVLSEIANAPFLSKEALINKCQYFVDSGADMIDIGMAAGEDFSDKIPELIDTLRPIVGDRPLSIDTLNVNEIRIAAEHGIDFVLSLDLGNNSEVQEILKEKGIPAVLLPTNFSQGKSPKSPSERVEAMHQLIKDTEGLKYVADLILDPVNSSSIVESIIACHEFHKVNPAPMFFGVGNVTELMDADSGGVNVLLAGIGMELGVSILFTPEESGKTRGSVYELSTASKMMFLAKHRKSIPKDLGINLVAFKDKHKRNDVILNERDGIPETKQAKPMKFIRDKAGSFKINVDYGTTVRESKITATHFKKNSPDMVIVGHSAREIYEEIIEKELVTRMEHAAYLGAELKKAEIAMITGKEYVQDFELFKNPDQFKK; encoded by the coding sequence ATGAAAGTTTTGATTATCACAGGGGAGTTGGCATATCCTCTAATAAAAGATGTTGTTTCAGATTCAAAGGAAGATATTATTGTACACATTGCTGACAATACTCAGGTTGCAGCATTCCTTACTCCTAGACAAATAATTAAAGAAGTGAAAACCTGCTTTTCAGAACAGCTGGATGAAATTGACATGATTCTAGTTCCAGGTTTAATCAAAAAGGGAACAAAGGAAATTACAAAAGAACTTGGAATCCCTACATTCAAGGGATCAACCGATGGGGCAGACCTTGCAATGGTATTGAATCTTGTGGGCAGCATTGAACTGTCTGAAGACAAGCCTGCCGACAAATTAATCGATGAGGAAAAAAGGAAAAAGGCTTTTGAATTCATTGAGGAATTTGAAAATGATACTGAAAACATTGAAAGACTTCTCAAAAAACCAAATAACATTTTAATCAAAAATCTTCCTGTAGGTGAAGATTTCCCAATGAGAGTATTATCTGAAATAGCTAATGCACCATTTTTATCAAAAGAAGCATTAATCAACAAATGCCAGTACTTCGTTGATTCCGGAGCGGACATGATTGATATAGGAATGGCTGCAGGTGAAGACTTTTCTGATAAAATTCCAGAACTTATAGATACATTACGTCCTATTGTTGGTGACAGGCCATTAAGTATCGACACATTAAATGTCAATGAGATAAGGATTGCAGCGGAACATGGGATTGACTTTGTTTTAAGTCTTGATTTGGGTAACAACTCAGAAGTTCAGGAAATTCTAAAAGAAAAAGGAATTCCTGCAGTATTGCTTCCAACTAACTTCTCACAGGGAAAATCTCCAAAGTCTCCTTCTGAAAGAGTTGAGGCAATGCACCAATTGATTAAGGATACTGAAGGATTGAAATATGTTGCAGATTTGATTTTAGATCCTGTAAATAGTTCAAGTATTGTGGAATCCATAATTGCATGCCATGAATTCCATAAAGTAAATCCTGCACCAATGTTTTTCGGAGTAGGTAATGTTACTGAACTTATGGATGCAGATTCCGGGGGAGTAAATGTTCTGCTTGCAGGAATTGGTATGGAACTGGGTGTAAGCATACTGTTCACTCCTGAAGAAAGTGGAAAGACAAGAGGGAGTGTATATGAATTGTCCACAGCATCCAAAATGATGTTTCTTGCAAAACACAGAAAATCCATTCCAAAGGATTTGGGTATTAATTTAGTTGCATTCAAGGACAAACACAAAAGAAATGATGTCATATTGAATGAAAGGGACGGTATTCCAGAAACCAAACAGGCAAAACCTATGAAGTTCATCAGGGACAAGGCAGGAAGTTTCAAAATTAATGTGGATTATGGAACTACTGTGCGAGAGAGTAAGATTACTGCCACTCATTTCAAGAAAAACAGTCCTGATATGGTAATTGTAGGACATTCTGCCCGTGAAATATATGAAGAAATAATTGAAAAAGAACTAGTTACCAGAATGGAACATGCAGCATATTTGGGTGCTGAATTAAAAAAAGCAGAAATCGCAATGATTACTGGAAAAGAATATGTGCAGGATTTTGAACTGTTCAAAAATCCTGACCAATTTAAAAAATAG
- the porD gene encoding pyruvate synthase subunit PorD → MVNIGCVIKTPGNSRINKTGSWRTFKPILDKEKCIDCDNCIIFCPDSSVNKQHDIDYDYCKGCGICANECPSDAIQMVKE, encoded by the coding sequence ATGGTAAATATAGGCTGTGTAATTAAAACACCAGGTAATAGTAGAATTAACAAAACTGGAAGTTGGAGAACTTTCAAACCAATTTTAGACAAAGAAAAATGTATTGACTGTGACAATTGTATTATTTTCTGTCCAGATTCCAGTGTAAATAAACAACATGACATTGATTATGATTACTGCAAAGGATGTGGAATTTGTGCAAATGAATGTCCTTCCGATGCAATTCAAATGGTAAAAGAATAA
- the porB gene encoding pyruvate synthase subunit PorB: MDIPDKDLLAPGHRGCAGCGASIAVKLALNALGKNTVAISATGCLEVMTTPYPETSWEVPFIHVAFENSGAVASGVESALRIQGKDDVNVVAFGGDGGTVDIGLQSLSGAMERGHNMLYICYDNEAYMNTGIQRSGATPYGASTTTSPKGSASFGEDKPKKNMPMIMAAHGIPYVATASIAYPEDYVKKVKKAAAIDGPAYIHLQQPCTTGWGFPSEKTIEMGRLAVETGSWVLYEIENGNFEITYRPDEKKPVKDYLSVQKRFKHLDEEHVEKIQKYVDAHCKELGL, from the coding sequence ATGGATATACCTGATAAAGATTTATTAGCACCAGGACACAGAGGTTGTGCTGGTTGTGGAGCATCAATTGCTGTAAAATTAGCTCTCAACGCATTAGGAAAAAACACTGTAGCTATTTCTGCTACAGGTTGTCTTGAAGTAATGACTACCCCATACCCAGAAACTTCATGGGAAGTACCATTCATTCACGTTGCATTTGAAAACTCCGGTGCAGTAGCATCCGGTGTAGAAAGTGCATTAAGAATTCAAGGAAAAGATGATGTTAATGTAGTCGCTTTCGGTGGTGACGGAGGAACTGTAGATATCGGTTTACAATCCTTATCCGGAGCTATGGAAAGAGGACACAACATGCTTTACATCTGTTACGATAACGAAGCATACATGAACACAGGTATTCAAAGAAGTGGAGCTACCCCTTACGGTGCAAGTACCACTACTTCACCAAAAGGAAGCGCAAGTTTCGGGGAAGACAAACCTAAGAAAAACATGCCTATGATTATGGCTGCACACGGAATTCCATACGTAGCTACTGCATCTATCGCATACCCTGAAGATTACGTCAAAAAAGTTAAAAAAGCAGCTGCAATCGATGGTCCTGCTTACATACACTTACAACAACCATGTACTACCGGTTGGGGATTCCCATCTGAAAAAACCATTGAAATGGGAAGATTAGCAGTAGAAACTGGATCTTGGGTATTATATGAAATTGAAAACGGTAACTTTGAAATTACATACAGACCAGATGAGAAAAAACCAGTTAAAGACTACTTATCTGTACAAAAAAGATTCAAACACTTAGACGAAGAACACGTTGAAAAAATCCAAAAATACGTTGACGCACACTGTAAAGAATTAGGATTATAG
- a CDS encoding fumarate hydratase — translation MITKDTIKETVYELYKKAVIVLGDDVRKSLEDALKNEEHDLARLNIEAILKNIKLAEEKQIPMCQDTGLPVVFVKIGNVEVENLREGIEEGIKKATKEIPIRPNIVDPLTRENTIVNVGDYIPPIDIEFIDEDYLEITILPKGFGSENNNALKMALPAEGIEGIKEFVIESVLKAKGKPCPPTVVGVGIGGTSDLCLKLGKKALLGKVGERNPDPQIAELEEEILTEINNSGIGPMGLGGKTTCLDVKILKAHTHTAGLPIGVCIQCWADRHATTKIYDN, via the coding sequence TTGATTACTAAAGATACTATTAAAGAAACTGTTTATGAGCTCTACAAGAAAGCGGTTATCGTTCTTGGTGATGATGTAAGAAAATCACTTGAAGATGCTCTTAAAAATGAAGAACATGACCTTGCAAGGTTAAATATTGAAGCTATCTTAAAAAATATTAAACTTGCTGAAGAAAAACAAATTCCAATGTGCCAAGATACAGGTCTGCCAGTGGTTTTTGTTAAAATAGGTAATGTTGAAGTTGAAAACTTGCGCGAAGGCATTGAAGAAGGGATTAAAAAAGCAACTAAAGAAATCCCAATCAGACCAAATATCGTAGATCCATTAACAAGAGAAAATACCATCGTCAACGTTGGAGATTACATCCCTCCAATAGATATTGAATTTATTGACGAAGATTATCTTGAAATAACAATATTACCAAAAGGATTTGGTTCTGAAAACAACAATGCTTTAAAAATGGCTCTTCCTGCTGAAGGAATCGAAGGAATAAAAGAATTTGTAATCGAATCCGTTCTTAAAGCTAAAGGAAAACCATGTCCTCCAACTGTCGTCGGTGTCGGAATTGGTGGAACATCCGATTTATGTTTAAAACTCGGTAAAAAAGCACTTCTTGGAAAAGTAGGTGAACGTAACCCTGACCCACAAATAGCAGAACTAGAAGAAGAAATCTTGACTGAAATCAATAATTCTGGAATCGGACCAATGGGACTTGGTGGAAAAACAACCTGTTTGGATGTTAAAATCTTAAAAGCACATACCCATACAGCAGGTTTACCTATTGGCGTATGTATCCAATGTTGGGCCGATAGGCACGCAACAACAAAAATATATGATAATTAG
- the porA gene encoding pyruvate synthase subunit PorA, protein MIKEVMTANKAVAEAVRLAKPQVIPVYPITPQTTISEYLAQYVADEKIDAKYVKVESEHSAISAAVGASGAGVRVFTATSSQGLMLMHEILFAAAGMRVPIVLADANRAISAPLNIWNDQQDSIAQRDAGWLQIYVENAQEALDTTLMAYKVSENPNVLLPTMVCLDGFILTHTVEPVEIPDQESVDKFLPPYVPEHAFLDPNEPMTLGSFADTRFYTEARHDMDVAMTNSLEVIKNTCDEFAEIFGRKYGLVEPYKTEDADIILVAMGSLCSTIRVIVDQLREQGEKVGLLKIRAYRPFPVEEIKEAVKNCDKIAVLDKNFTFGIGGALYSDMKVKIDKDIYGFIVGLGGRDITPDSIIEVYEKTKEPVQDVTWIGLEEE, encoded by the coding sequence ATGATAAAAGAAGTAATGACCGCAAACAAAGCAGTTGCAGAAGCTGTAAGATTAGCTAAACCACAAGTTATTCCCGTTTATCCAATTACTCCACAAACTACAATTTCTGAATACTTAGCACAATATGTCGCTGATGAAAAAATTGATGCTAAATATGTTAAAGTAGAATCAGAACACAGTGCAATAAGTGCTGCTGTTGGAGCAAGTGGTGCTGGAGTAAGAGTATTTACAGCAACATCTTCCCAAGGATTAATGTTAATGCACGAAATTTTATTTGCAGCAGCAGGTATGAGAGTACCTATCGTTTTAGCAGATGCAAACAGAGCAATTTCTGCACCATTAAACATTTGGAACGACCAACAAGATTCCATTGCACAAAGAGACGCAGGATGGTTACAAATTTATGTTGAAAATGCACAAGAAGCATTAGATACTACTTTAATGGCTTACAAAGTTTCAGAAAATCCTAACGTATTACTCCCAACAATGGTATGTTTAGACGGATTTATTTTAACTCACACCGTAGAACCTGTAGAAATTCCAGATCAAGAAAGCGTGGACAAGTTCTTACCTCCATATGTTCCAGAACATGCATTTCTTGACCCTAACGAACCAATGACCCTTGGTAGTTTTGCTGACACCAGATTCTATACTGAAGCAAGACACGATATGGACGTTGCAATGACAAACTCACTTGAAGTCATCAAAAACACTTGTGATGAATTTGCTGAAATATTCGGAAGAAAATATGGTCTTGTTGAACCATACAAAACCGAAGATGCAGACATCATTCTTGTTGCAATGGGTTCTCTCTGCAGTACCATCAGAGTAATTGTAGACCAATTAAGAGAACAAGGCGAAAAAGTAGGTTTACTCAAAATTAGAGCATACAGACCATTCCCAGTTGAAGAAATCAAAGAAGCAGTCAAAAATTGTGATAAAATTGCTGTTCTTGATAAAAACTTCACATTCGGAATTGGTGGAGCATTATACTCCGACATGAAAGTTAAAATTGACAAAGACATCTACGGATTCATCGTAGGTTTAGGTGGAAGAGACATCACACCTGATTCAATCATTGAAGTTTACGAAAAAACCAAAGAACCAGTACAAGACGTTACATGGATTGGACTCGAGGAGGAATAG
- a CDS encoding 4Fe-4S binding protein — protein sequence MYSGNCTNCTTCGSCQQSPNVDTPILFCMHCQPSDAPCLKACRENAIKVLGGAITIDGDKCTKCRDCVEVCPIKVIKI from the coding sequence ATGTATTCAGGAAACTGTACAAATTGTACAACCTGTGGAAGTTGTCAACAATCACCAAATGTTGACACTCCAATCTTATTTTGTATGCACTGCCAACCATCAGATGCACCATGTTTAAAAGCTTGTAGGGAAAATGCAATCAAAGTATTAGGCGGAGCCATAACTATTGATGGTGATAAATGTACCAAATGCAGAGATTGTGTTGAAGTCTGCCCAATTAAAGTAATTAAAATTTAA
- a CDS encoding VWA domain-containing protein, translated as MITKIATLSAQLREKDLPVSVRSTQAAVEIYRDLGERDRNLLKTALMAIYVKDRYDIPKFNKVFDEVFAAVKNDDLPKQLQQGKAYNGAGPKSNKYVIKKQGDMASKVRKEKISNEQLKMLSGQPLLEEAKKLERDGELMNKDLTKLNRFDPRMLEICQRLGKRIANKRSRRKVKTSSNKIDIRRTLRANLKYGGVPFELVKAKPRPHKNEHLFLNDISGSCEWISSWFFMLMFSAQTAFKRSRTFEFDNKVIETTDALKEEYLIDSFVKVKDMRIKNMMVHGTSDMYSSFKSFQEQANINNKSYVIILSDCRDWAGPKVNGVPASVELVEEMVRDSKKLVILNPEDKNKWDVVDSCVSLYGDAGAQVFEVNTLNQLAQFVEQM; from the coding sequence ATGATAACTAAGATAGCGACTTTGTCAGCTCAGCTAAGGGAAAAGGATTTGCCCGTAAGTGTCAGAAGTACTCAGGCAGCTGTGGAGATATATAGGGATTTGGGTGAAAGAGATAGGAATCTCCTAAAAACAGCATTGATGGCAATTTATGTTAAAGACCGATATGATATTCCAAAATTCAACAAGGTTTTTGATGAAGTTTTTGCCGCTGTCAAAAATGACGACTTGCCTAAACAGCTTCAGCAAGGCAAAGCGTATAATGGTGCAGGACCCAAATCTAACAAATATGTCATTAAAAAACAGGGGGATATGGCAAGTAAAGTCAGAAAGGAAAAAATTTCAAATGAACAGTTGAAAATGCTTTCCGGCCAGCCTTTACTTGAAGAAGCTAAAAAACTTGAGCGTGATGGGGAACTGATGAACAAGGATTTGACAAAATTGAATCGTTTCGATCCTCGTATGCTTGAAATCTGCCAAAGATTGGGTAAAAGAATTGCAAATAAACGTTCAAGAAGAAAGGTCAAAACAAGTTCCAATAAGATTGACATTAGAAGAACATTAAGGGCAAACCTTAAATACGGCGGAGTTCCATTTGAGCTTGTAAAGGCAAAGCCAAGGCCTCACAAAAATGAGCATTTGTTCTTGAATGACATTAGCGGTTCATGTGAATGGATTAGTAGCTGGTTTTTCATGCTCATGTTTTCAGCACAGACAGCATTCAAACGCTCAAGAACTTTTGAATTTGACAATAAAGTAATAGAGACAACTGATGCTCTAAAAGAAGAATATCTTATTGATTCATTTGTAAAAGTTAAGGACATGCGTATCAAAAATATGATGGTGCACGGTACATCCGATATGTACTCATCATTTAAGAGCTTTCAAGAACAAGCTAATATTAACAATAAATCTTATGTGATTATTTTATCCGACTGCAGGGACTGGGCAGGACCTAAGGTAAATGGTGTTCCGGCCAGTGTTGAACTTGTTGAGGAAATGGTAAGAGACTCAAAAAAACTCGTAATTTTAAATCCTGAAGATAAAAATAAATGGGATGTTGTGGACAGTTGTGTTTCACTGTATGGGGATGCAGGTGCACAGGTATTTGAAGTTAACACTTTAAACCAACTCGCACAATTTGTAGAACAGATGTAG
- a CDS encoding winged helix-turn-helix transcriptional regulator — protein sequence MSKKDKTLKDILDLILYENLSTQDEIAEKLGITRRYVTQLLQPLVKDGTVKRAYMIDLKSYEKVAESLSDYAGTPETKGNVIVNDMIANMAKHVHSQIEVSFDAVLEYDEDKANKALEMDYATNNMVEKIRTSVETIVNMNKHSEISKSMLYNEIAYDLERIGDYCGHIAKFVINDVYEIDENVLKKLKKMYKIAQKMIRLAITSFIEGKTELKDDLMELEESIHILQTKAINLIAEQMAENSFDEKERSNYFIYLFRVVKAFERMGDISVEMMDVSVEFHQNIPRSTTPRTFRY from the coding sequence ATGAGCAAAAAAGATAAAACATTGAAAGATATTTTAGATCTTATCTTATATGAGAATCTTTCAACTCAAGATGAAATAGCTGAAAAGTTGGGAATAACTCGTAGATATGTTACTCAGTTATTGCAGCCTCTTGTTAAAGATGGAACTGTAAAAAGAGCATATATGATTGATTTGAAAAGCTATGAAAAAGTTGCTGAATCTTTAAGCGATTATGCCGGAACTCCTGAAACAAAAGGTAATGTAATTGTCAATGATATGATTGCAAATATGGCAAAGCATGTTCACTCACAAATAGAAGTTTCATTTGATGCAGTTTTGGAATATGATGAGGATAAGGCAAATAAAGCTTTGGAGATGGATTATGCAACAAACAATATGGTTGAAAAGATAAGAACTTCTGTTGAAACTATTGTTAATATGAATAAGCATTCTGAAATTTCAAAATCAATGCTTTACAATGAAATTGCTTATGATTTGGAACGTATTGGTGATTACTGTGGGCATATTGCTAAATTTGTAATAAATGATGTTTATGAAATTGACGAGAATGTCTTGAAGAAACTAAAAAAGATGTATAAAATAGCTCAGAAAATGATTCGTCTGGCCATTACTTCATTCATTGAAGGAAAAACAGAGCTCAAGGATGATTTGATGGAGCTTGAGGAATCAATCCATATTCTTCAAACCAAAGCAATTAACCTTATTGCAGAGCAGATGGCAGAAAATTCATTTGATGAAAAAGAGCGTTCAAATTATTTTATTTATTTATTTAGAGTTGTTAAAGCATTTGAAAGAATGGGAGATATTTCTGTTGAAATGATGGACGTTTCAGTTGAATTCCATCAAAATATTCCAAGATCAACTACTCCGAGAACTTTCAGATATTAA
- a CDS encoding MoxR family ATPase has product MQVENITIKDIDESLLDANYVSNNEISTTLYLSFLLGKPMLIEGPPGVGKTELAKVVAKTFDRDFFRIQCYEGITFEQIVGEWNYQKQLLHLEAAKNDSNSEDKIFDEEYFIRRSLLNAFLNEKDSVLLIDEIDKADEEVESFLLQALGEQEITINDLGTFQLQNDLVVILTSNSQRSLLDETKDRCLFLYIPYPSVEREVEIVKSKLPEADDETVSYIVKLVHDIRNLNLMKKPSVRGTVDWVQSVINLGTKDIDQSLKDSVGVAIKTESDKKRVMKDILNKR; this is encoded by the coding sequence TTGCAAGTTGAAAATATTACTATTAAAGATATTGATGAAAGTCTTTTAGATGCAAATTACGTTTCAAACAATGAAATTTCAACCACTTTATACTTATCCTTTTTACTTGGAAAACCAATGCTTATTGAAGGACCGCCTGGTGTTGGAAAAACAGAACTGGCAAAGGTTGTTGCAAAAACATTCGACAGAGACTTTTTCAGGATACAATGTTATGAAGGAATCACCTTTGAACAGATTGTCGGTGAATGGAATTACCAAAAGCAATTGCTTCACCTTGAAGCTGCAAAAAATGATTCAAACAGTGAAGATAAAATATTTGATGAAGAATATTTCATAAGAAGATCTCTTCTCAATGCATTCTTAAATGAAAAGGATTCTGTATTGTTGATTGATGAAATCGACAAGGCTGATGAGGAAGTTGAAAGTTTCTTGCTTCAGGCATTAGGTGAACAGGAAATCACAATCAACGATTTGGGAACTTTCCAATTGCAAAATGATTTGGTTGTTATATTAACATCCAACTCTCAAAGATCATTGCTTGATGAAACAAAGGACAGATGTTTGTTCTTATACATTCCATATCCTAGCGTTGAACGTGAAGTTGAGATTGTAAAATCAAAATTACCTGAAGCTGATGATGAAACAGTATCTTACATTGTTAAGTTGGTTCATGATATACGTAATCTTAATTTGATGAAAAAGCCGTCTGTAAGAGGTACTGTTGACTGGGTTCAGTCAGTAATTAACTTGGGAACTAAAGATATTGACCAATCCTTGAAGGACAGTGTTGGTGTTGCAATCAAAACAGAAAGCGATAAGAAAAGAGTTATGAAAGATATTCTTAATAAAAGATAA
- a CDS encoding MoaD/ThiS family protein, whose protein sequence is MQFTLKYKSIDEKRELSDNYTIKDLLSDLELSAQTVVSKQNGELVIEDTVIEDGDEIQLVQIIYGG, encoded by the coding sequence ATGCAATTTACATTAAAATACAAATCAATCGATGAAAAAAGAGAATTGTCTGACAATTATACAATTAAAGATTTGCTTTCAGATTTGGAATTGTCCGCTCAAACAGTAGTATCCAAACAGAACGGTGAACTTGTAATTGAAGATACAGTAATTGAAGATGGCGATGAAATTCAATTAGTTCAAATCATATATGGTGGTTAA
- a CDS encoding pyruvate ferredoxin oxidoreductase subunit gamma, with protein MIEIRFHGRGGQGAVTAAEILAKAAFKDGKYSQAFPFFGVERRGAPVMAFTRIDSEPIALRYQIYNPDHVLVLDDGLLNVVDVFSGIKDNAEVIINTTSFEGSGEHIVNQIDATAVALDMLGRNIVNTIILGYFAKKTGIVTIESLLEVIRETFPGKVGELNVEATKKAYDMG; from the coding sequence ATGATCGAAATTCGTTTTCATGGAAGAGGCGGACAAGGAGCTGTAACTGCTGCTGAAATTTTAGCTAAAGCAGCATTCAAAGACGGCAAATATTCCCAAGCTTTTCCATTCTTTGGAGTTGAACGTAGAGGAGCTCCAGTTATGGCATTCACAAGAATTGACAGTGAGCCAATAGCTTTAAGATACCAAATCTACAACCCAGACCATGTTTTAGTTTTAGACGATGGTTTATTAAATGTAGTGGACGTATTTTCAGGAATTAAAGACAATGCAGAAGTTATAATTAATACTACAAGTTTTGAAGGTAGTGGAGAACATATCGTAAACCAAATTGATGCAACCGCTGTTGCATTAGATATGTTAGGACGTAATATTGTAAATACTATTATTTTAGGATACTTTGCTAAAAAAACCGGAATCGTAACTATTGAATCCTTACTCGAAGTAATTAGAGAAACATTCCCAGGTAAAGTTGGAGAATTGAATGTAGAAGCTACTAAAAAAGCTTATGATATGGGATAA
- a CDS encoding TIGR00269 family protein, with protein MQCSKCGNPKVIIKKEQSGQLLCKDCFIESVEKKAIKTVRKEKLLDNGDKVLVALSGGKDSVTTLEILNTFREMHIIDLCAVTVDEGIDNYRQDGVDIAIRHAERLGIEHKVVSLKDEYGITLDEIMQRDNHKGSCTYCGVFRRTIINKAAREMGATKIATGHNLDDEVQGILMNYLEGNTDNLTKLGAKTESKAEEFTVKIKPLREIPEREIGLYVVAKELEVHFDSCPYAMQSFRGEVSEAINQLAEKHPTIKYSTLRGYDKIKNVLKKEMQKEFNHGRCSRCGEPAANELCKACSFLEELGL; from the coding sequence ATGCAATGTAGTAAATGTGGTAATCCTAAAGTCATTATTAAAAAGGAACAATCCGGTCAGTTATTGTGTAAAGATTGTTTCATTGAATCAGTTGAGAAAAAAGCTATTAAAACAGTCAGAAAAGAAAAACTGCTAGATAATGGAGATAAGGTTTTAGTTGCACTTTCCGGTGGTAAGGATAGTGTAACAACACTCGAAATATTAAATACATTTCGTGAAATGCACATCATTGACCTTTGTGCAGTAACTGTTGATGAAGGAATTGACAATTACAGGCAGGACGGTGTTGATATAGCTATTAGACATGCCGAAAGATTGGGCATTGAACATAAGGTAGTTTCACTAAAAGACGAATATGGCATTACATTAGATGAGATAATGCAGAGGGATAATCATAAGGGGTCATGCACATACTGCGGAGTATTCAGGAGAACAATCATCAACAAGGCTGCTCGTGAAATGGGTGCAACAAAAATCGCTACAGGACATAACCTTGATGATGAGGTTCAGGGAATATTGATGAACTATCTTGAAGGAAACACTGACAACCTGACTAAATTGGGTGCAAAGACAGAATCCAAGGCGGAAGAATTCACTGTTAAAATCAAACCTTTACGTGAAATCCCTGAACGTGAAATTGGATTGTACGTCGTTGCAAAAGAACTTGAAGTTCACTTTGACAGCTGTCCTTATGCAATGCAGTCATTTAGGGGAGAAGTCTCTGAAGCCATCAACCAATTGGCAGAAAAGCATCCGACTATTAAATATTCCACACTCAGAGGATATGACAAAATTAAAAATGTCTTGAAAAAGGAAATGCAAAAGGAGTTCAACCATGGAAGATGCAGTAGGTGTGGTGAACCTGCAGCTAATGAATTGTGCAAAGCATGCTCCTTTTTAGAAGAATTAGGATTGTGA